One window of Amaranthus tricolor cultivar Red isolate AtriRed21 chromosome 11, ASM2621246v1, whole genome shotgun sequence genomic DNA carries:
- the LOC130827329 gene encoding wee1-like protein kinase: MKKRQRKNSSSSCKNRKQLKLSSVQRPLKPMLSHFSLLHSQQQPQSLLQNTLINDSDFDFGHQSSKLDADFSDVGCSEILSQDFFCTPDYITPECQNFFSDLDGNKLEDIACPASPEKMKAVRSKIFKQDETFVQSRASMLDHQQTEELTKYSLDADGNKTGKPITNALCKGPNYVPQSAIALRSRVMPPPCLKNPYLKDAVEMDVDPFGSWRTKCSGYPFASSGAENMSRYRTDFHEIEQIGNGNFSHVYKVLKRIDGCMYAVKHSTKQLCQDTERRKALMEVQALAALGFHENIVTYYTSWFENEHLYIQMELCDYSLFTYHSSCLLTEEEILKAFFQIARALQYIHERGITHLDVKPENIYVKNGVYKLGDFGCATLLDKTLPIEEGDARYMPQEILNEKHDHLDKVDIFSLGVSIYELLRGSSLLETGYQLLREGKPPLLPNKSLQLQNLLKVMMEPIPMRRPSAKQLVDNPIFSRIS, encoded by the exons ATGAAGAAAAGGCAAAGGAAAAATTCTTCCTCATCATGTAAAAATCGTAAACAACTCAAACTCTCATCAGTCCAAAGACCACTTAAACCTATGCTTTCCCATTTTTCTCTACTCCATTCCCAACAACAACCCCAATCACTACTTCAAAATACCCTAATTAATGATTCAGACTTCGATTTCGGCCATCAATCATCTAAACTTGACGCCGATTTCTCTGATGTTGGTTGTTCCGAAATTCTTAGTCAAGATTTCTTTTG CACACCTGATTATATTACCCCAGAATGTCAGAATTTCTTCAGTGATTTGGATGGCAATAAG CTGGAAGATATCGCTTGTCCAGCCTCGCCGGAGAAAATGAAAGCCGTTAgaagtaaaatatttaaacaag ACGAAACCTTTGTACAATCCCGAGCTTCTATGTTGGACCATCAACAGACAGAGGAGCTTACAAAATATTCTCTTGATGCGGATGGAAACAAGACAGGAAAGCCTATAACTAATGCATTATGCAAAGGTCCCAATTATGTCCCTCAGTCGGCAATTGCTTTAAGGTCCCGTGTTATGCCACCACCTTGTTTAAAGAACCCGTATCTCAAGGATGCTGTGGAGATGGATGTGGACCCATTTGGAAGTTGGAGAACAAAATGTTCAG GCTATCCCTTTGCGTCTAGTGGTGCTGAAAACATGTCACGCTATCGTACGGACTTCCATGAAATTGAG CAAATCGGAAATGGGAACTTCAGCCATGTATACAAAGTCTTAAAAAGAATTGATGGTTGCATGTACGCTGTAAAACATAGCACAAAGCAATTGTGCCAagacacagaaag AAGGAAAGCTCTGATGGAAGTTCAAGCATTGGCAGCTTTAG GGTTTCATGAAAACATAGTAACCTATTACACTTCCTGGTTTGAAAATGAGCATCTGTACATCCAGATGGAGCTTTGTGACTACAGCCTCTTTACTTATCATTCATCTTGCTTGCTAACTGAGGAAGAAATCTTGAAAGCTTTTTTTCAG ATTGCTAGAGCATTGCAATACATACATGAAAGAGGAATCACTCATCTAGATGTGAAACCAGAGAACATATATGTAAAGAATGGTGTGTATAAGCTTGGTGACTTTGGTTGTGCGACACTATTAGATAAGACGCTTCCCATTGAAGAAGGTGATGCACGCTATATGCCTCAAGAAATTTTGAACGAGAAACATGATCATCTTGATAAAGTTGATATCTTTTCACTCGGGGTTTCTATTTATGAGCTTCTACGAGGGTCATCATTATTAGAAACGGGATATCAGCTTTTAAGAGAGGGCAAACCACCACTGCTTCCTAACAAATCACTACAGTTACAGAACTTGCTTAAG GTAATGATGGAGCCAATCCCCATGAGGCGACCTTCGGCAAAACAATTGGTAGACAACCCTATTTTTTCAAGAATCTCGTGA
- the LOC130826429 gene encoding potassium transporter 5-like: MSKDNNNNEHENNYPEILERKTKLHRHDSLDLEAANVKGHNNGHDSKGVSWGVVLSLAFQSIGVIYGDIGTSPLYVYASTFPQGIKNKDDILGVLSLIYYTITLLPLVKYVFIVLRANDNGKGGTFALYSLLCRNAKVGLLPSQEVEDQQVSNYKLELPTKQLGLSLKIKTFLEKTTFIKYLLLIVTMLSTSLVIGDGVLTPSISVLSAVGGLKEASSYFTEGRVVWISVGILIVLFSAQRFGTDKVGYSFAPIVSIWLLLNAGIGVHNFVKYDPTVVKAVNPWYIIQYFTRNGKDAWVSLGGVVLCVTGTEALFADVGHFSVRSIQLSMSSVVYPALMLTYSGQASYLRLHQDKVSNAFYNAIPDPMYWPMFVVAVLAAIIASQAMISGTFSIIQQSLALGCFPRVKIVHTSIEFEGQVYIPEVNYILMLASVFVTVAFRTTEKIGHAYGIAVVFAETITSSFMVLVMIVIWKRHILWVILYVCCIMSVEFLYLSSVMYKFPHGGYFPIAFASILLATMFIWNYVYRKKYYYEMENKVSPDCLKEIGTRTKLRRVPGLAIFYSELVHGIPPIFTHYVENIPALHSVLVFASVKSLPISTVPIEERFLFRRVDPRELNVFRCVVRYGYADTRNEEEPFETMLIQRLKEFMRDDFWVQVTDNNPPTPTSKREFDSHCTEEEYIKDVDDENVVQSKEEALENEIEVIDKAWRAGVVHMMGESEVMASKRSGIGKRIVIDLAFNFLKRNLRQTDKMFNIPRKRLLKVGMTYEL; encoded by the exons ATGTCaaaagataacaataataatgaacatgaaaataattatccTGAGATTCTTGAAAGGAAAACAAAATTACATCGTCATGATTCTCTTGATCTTGAAGCCGCTAATGTTAAAGGCCATAATAATGGTCATGACTCTAAG GGTGTAAGTTGGGGAGTGGTATTGTCATTGGCATTCCAAAGTATTGGTGTAATCTACGGAGACATTGGGACTTCACCACTTTATGTGTATGCAAGCACGTTTCCACaaggaattaaaaataaagatgacATCTTGGGTGTTCTTTCACTCATTTACTACACCATTACTTTGCTTCCTTTGGTCAAGTATGTCTTCATTGTCTTAAGGGCCAACGATAATGGCAAGG GGGGAACATTTGCATTATATTCTCTTCTATGCCGAAATGCAAAGGTAGGTTTACTCCCAAGTCAAGAAGTTGAAGATCAACAAGTCTCAAATTACAAATTAGAGTTGCCAACAAAACAATTAGGGTTATCTTTGAAGATCAAAACCTTTTTAGAGAAAACTACATTCATTAAATATCTTCTTTTGATTGTTACAATGCTCTCTACTTCTTTGGTTATTGGAGATGGTGTTCTTACTCCCTCTATCTCAG TTTTATCTGCTGTTGGAGGGTTAAAAGAAGCTTCATCCTACTTTACTGAAG gAAGGGTGGTTTGGATATCAGTTGGCATTCTAATAGTTCTATTCTCAGCACAAAGATTTGGGACAGATAAAGTTGGATACAGTTTTGCTCCAATTGTTAGCATTTGGTTATTACTAAATGCCGGAATTGGTGTCCATAATTTTGTCAAATACGATCCCACTGTTGTCAAAGCTGTAAATCCTTGGTATATAATTCAGTATTTCACAAGGAATGGCAAAGATGCTTGGGTCTCTCTTGGAGGTGTGGTTCTTTGTGTTACAG GTACGGAAGCACTGTTTGCAGATGTTGGCCATTTTTCAGTGAGATCAATCCAATTAAGTATGTCAAGTGTTGTATACCCAGCTCTTATGTTAACATACTCGGGGCAAGCATCATACCTTCGCTTACACCAAGATAAAGTCAGTAATGCATTCTATAATGCTATACCAG ATCCAATGTACTGGCCGATGTTCGTTGTTGCGGTTTTAGCAGCAATCATAGCAAGCCAAGCTATGATCTCGGGCACGTTCTCGATCATCCAACAATCTTTAGCTCTAGGGTGTTTCCCTCGAGTTAAAATCGTTCATACATCCATCGAATTCGAAGGCCAAGTTTACATCCCGGAAGTCAACTACATTCTGATGTTGGCCAGTGTGTTTGTCACGGTTGCTTTCAGAACAACCGAAAAAATAGGTCATGCTTATG GCATAGCAGTCGTGTTTGCTGAGACAATTACATCGTCTTTCATGGTACTCGTAATGATAGTGATTTGGAAGAGGCATATCTTATGGGTGATTTTGTATGTATGCTGCATTATGTCAGTCGAGTTTCTATATTTGAGTTCGGTGATGTACAAATTCCCTCATGGTGGGTACTTTCCGATAGCATTTGCTAGCATCCTACTTGCGACGATGTTCATTTGGAACTATGTATATCGAAAGAAATACTACTACGAAATGGAGAATAAAGTATCACCGGATTGTCTAAAGGAGATTGGGACTCGAACAAAGTTGAGGAGGGTTCCGGGTTTAGCAATCTTCTACTCCGAATTAGTCCATGGAATCCCTCCTATCTTTACGCATTATGTAGAGAACATCCCAGCTTTGCACTCGGTGCTTGTATTTGCATCCGTTAAGTCATTGCCTATCAGCACGGTTCCAATAGAGGAACGATTTTTGTTCCGTAGAGTTGATCCAAGGGAGCTCAACGTGTTCCGCTGTGTGGTTAGGTATGGTTATGCGGATACTCGCAATGAGGAAGAGCCTTTCGAGACAATGCTAATTCAAAGGTTGAAAGAGTTTATGAGAGACGACTTTTGGGTACAAGTAACGGATAATAACCCCCCAACACCAACTTCGAAACGAGAGTTCGATTCTCACTGCACAGAGGAGGAATATATCAAGGATGTTGACGATGAAAATGTAGTGCAATCAAAGGAGGAAGCATTAGAGAACGAAATAGAGGTAATCGATAAAGCATGGCGTGCAGGGGTTGTACACATGATGGGGGAGAGCGAAGTGATGGCAAGTAAAAGGTCCGGGATTGGAAAAAGGATTGTTATTGATTTGGCTTTCAACTTTTTGAAGAGGAATTTACGGCAGACAGATAAGATGTTCAATATCCCTCGTAAACGACTACTTAAAGTTGGGATGACATACGAACTGTAG